GTCCTCAGAGAAAAGttggaagatctgtgaagctcatcatggatcaaccatatccaataggatccgattccttctttcagatatcCTACTGAGTTGAGACATCCTTGGAGGTGTCgactgtgagactatgccgttgtccttaagataggtccgaaatttttcactaaagtgattgcctcttcgatctgatcgaagaacctttatgtggtttatcgatttatttttctacttcgtgtctgaattctttgaacttttcaaaagtctcagacttatggtgcatcaaatatacaaatcTATACCGTGAGTAATCATGAATAAAGGTTATGAAATAGATATAGCCATCCCTGGCCTGTACATCAAATAGACCGAACATGTCAGTGTGCACCAGGATTAATATATCAGTGGTCCTTTTCTCTTGTACTATAAAGGGCAGCTTAACCATCTTTccttgaagataggactcacaaactggataagactcgaaagtcaatgaccTCAGAAGGtcatctttcttcaatttgttaagtctgtcctctccaatatggtctagcctaaggtgccatagatatttttggttaATCTTATCTgtaagtctcttagatcctatgacaCTCACAATTTGCTCGTTAAGATAACATTtgtatcaacatgcaaatgataaagaccatctaTCAATAGGCACGTGCGACacatttatttctaaaataaatcatgcataagtctttattgaaataaaaattgaaattatccTGTGCGAGCATAGAAatggaaattaaatttctactgactACAGATACAAAATAACAAATTTTCAAAAGCAAATTAAATCCTAATGCTAGCTTCAAAGAGTAGGTCTcgacggccacagtagcaacttttGCCTCATTGCCGACTCGGAGAGTGATCTCGTCTTCTCTCAGTCCTCTAACTTTCtctagatcctgcatagaagtacacaaatgagtatTCGAACCAGAATCGAAAatctaactagaagaagaggataccgttagattagtttcaataacgagcaattcAGACATACCTTCAAAAAGCGcatctttcttcttattcttccttGTGGTCAGATATgcaggataatttcttctctagtggccttcgacattgcagtggaaatattttttcttgtcgCTGGCTTTCTTTGGAGCTTTCCTCTTCTTCCCACTCTcggtcttttgcttctttgccggctttttgttcttctttccagtagactttctcttgaaaaaatTTTGCTCCATAGGAAGAACCGTtctccttgaacttttcaaggtgccctcagctGTCATCAATATATTCAACAACTCGGGCAaggtgctatcaatcttatttatatggtagttcatgatgaactgtctaTACGAATCAGAAAGGGGCTGAATGATCAGATCCACTTGCAGTTCCTTGTCCATATTCatttcgagcttctgaagctcttcaatgtccttgatcattgtcagacaatgatcgTGCAcgaactgtccatcacgcattttcATTTTAAAAAATCTACGGAAGACTTCAAAACGAGCCATACGACTCTACTCACTATACGACTCTGCTCAccttacaactcttgcaggtgagtcagaatctgtttggcagtcctcatgtcttcatgctggtgctgaagatcattggacatggatacaAGAATATAGCACCTAgccttgttatcttcgtccatccacttgtcaagtgtagctcgttgatcaggAGATGGACGAGCCGGCAACACAAGCATCTCTTGGTCTAGGACATGGGTCAATTTCTCAAAGCTGAGAACGATTCTCAAGTTCTGAAGTCAGTCTTTGTAGTTCAATCCGGTCAACCTATTAGTGTCAAAGATTCGGGCTAGagagtttgaactcgacatggttaattAATtgcagagagaaataattttcaattagatgtttgtacttataaatGTTTGTTATAGGGATTTTAATAAACAaacaaggctctcactatttctacAAATCTCTCATactcctcgagtggagaaacaaaaacctatatgcgatcagtttctagtggatactgcgctcccactgatccatgtgcacctcacctaacagttattggtgatgcatgaaccaatgagtggacaataccttgtctattgcttcactaagcaagatgcagcaagTTCGGTCTCTAAGTcttatggcctcacctaatagttattggcacatttcttagttaagttaaaTCCACTATACACAAGTGGATGCAAAGTCATcactggatccctcacctaacagttattggtgccAACCCTATCTCTTTCCTGGGGCATCTAATGCCATAGAGTAGTTGTACCTttctgatgcaaccgaaccactatgaccagtcaaGAATGATCAATGTCAGGAAGGCATCTGCATCTCTATAAGGGTAGAAGAtcgttagacttaatatttaattgaggagatttaggttcaagtttttttcttaattagtcataatggttatgactaatctagtggcatggacTAGCTTGAGTCATTAAGTAACCTAATATGAAACATAATCTGCCAAAATGGCCGGATAAGTTAAGATATGTGGGGGTCCTGTCGTTgttttttttagacatcaatgaattgatcaggttagataacataaccaattaaataaccatcatctatgtacttgtcttagacaccaaattgattgattagaatcaatcaggTTAGCCTATTGACTCGGGCTCGATCTATTGAGCCTAATTAGGTTTTAAGTTGATCGATAATATGTGGCTATTAATCAAtccgatcaaactataattaattGGGTTGATCATGAGCatatttgacctaatcctaatcaacatttgattcgatttgatcaattgctcaaagtagatctaattgagctacccatacGCTTAataccatattttatgcaattaaaatttggatcttaaattcataattttagatcttataattttgaatcttaatttttaattaaatgcaTTATGAACATGGATTTACTTTAGATGTCAAatcaatttttaatctaaactaatttggatTGCATCACATGCAATTTTGCTGTCAATAGACTCGAGTCGACTTGCCCTGGTACTCGCGTTGACTCATCTGTGACGAACAGAAATTGTAAGTCCACGCCTGcaagattgagtcgactcatatgcaaATGAGCCGACTCACCAGGATCTTGAATCAACTCCAACAATGAAGAGTCAACTTGTCAagaactcgagtcgactcgaactgAATCCTAGTCGACTTAGTAGGTAAGCTAGCTATAATTTCAGGGTTTCATGCAAAATAGATTCTAGGatttcagatctaggattttgcagaaattaaatttcaaatcatgTGAGAACaaattatatattacatatataattttacaatctaaaattaattaaaaatacatatttaatattcaTGCAAACAAAAAACTAGATCTAAAGCCTGTATCACATACATCTAGGATCTTTAGACTActagaaatttaatctaacatatcaaaatatgtaATTTATTAAATTGTAGATCAGATTATCTTTCATACATTAAATATATGAACAATAAATCAgaccatatatatataaaaatcagGTTCTAAatgcaaaaattttcagatctactaAACTGCGATGTTCTATATCGTTCTAGAACAACCTTTCAGCATAACAAAGtcatgctaggacaatcttatttcagaatgatgtcaAACTCATGAAAATAATATGGATCTGATTTCTGCAaatcagatttcagatctaaaatttatttaaaatatgctaGAACGATGTGGCTCTGATATTGCTGTTAGAAAAAGGCTGATTCACATGTATAGATCTATACGGTTACGGTAACCACAGCGAAagcagatttttaaaattttaatctgatctaagtaTGCTGATTCTAAATCATAATCACCTCTAAGATCGTCTatcatgcataaataaatttataaatacagATTTGAAATCATAAACAGCGAGAAGAAGGTATATCtgatcacttttttcttcttcgttGGATCGGATCCTGCGAATATTTGGGGTTGCTGtcgtagccacgcaagcgtccgGCCTTTGCTGGTATCCACATAAAGATGTTCCGATCAGAACTTCGAAACCTccgggatgctagctcccttgtaggcTTTGTTTTTGGGTTTGAATCAGGGCTCTTATCCTTGTACTACTTGAAGCAGCCCTATATAGGATCCTGGGGATTGATCCTAATctccaagaaaaatcaagaacttcttcattttctttctctctctagatctgatctagaaggaGTGGGGCGTGGAAGATGGAATAAAGTAGTTGGCATGGAGGAGAAAGTGAGCGGCAAGAATGTTAGCACACAAAAACAAGGATTACAAACCTCACGCCAAAACTTCCTCCTTAAataattttgtcgcacaaaatttgCTGGTATCCCACGCCAAAATCAGATAGGTATCAGTTAGATTAGTTGGGCTTTATCTCTTATCTAGATAAGAGTCCTAACTAATCAAGAAACTATGTAACAACCTCTCTACACCCCTTTTACATACGTgccaagaaaaataatgagaataATCACCGCTTCATCCACTTTCTGATCAGCCACTTGAAGAAAGAAGCCCAGAGAACCTGGGCTCTAAGGGTCAaggtcaattaggttcaaactggATCCAAATCGAGTCTAAATTGAGTCCGAATCGAAACaaattcgaaaggctatcaaatctgattcaattaggattgaaatctaaatctaatttgaataattaaacccaattagcattaaattaaatcaagcccaattaaattaaatctgatttaaattaattaggacttgatccataatttaattagtcTCAATTAAATTACAATATTTGCAATTAATtttctgtgctaacaattagcagttactgAGTCTTTAACATTTATAAATtagcaattttcaaatttaaactatcaatcaaattgataattcgaATTTGATCCAAGCCGTTGATCGGGTCaaacttcttttgtgtgtgatccctcaggccctattctatttgatagtaagacataccgtgatctccatcacagtatcatcgatatttctttcaatggatcagaacaattCTAGCTCAATCCAACAAGAATCATTGATCCGAAAATAGTCCTAGTAAGTTcttacaatctactagtgatgcctagcagcatgtagtggtaacTTAGTAGAATGAAAAAATATGAACTCCTAGGTACAGTTactatatgattcagtccttctatcatgagtcctgatttGACGGAGGTCAttggtgaactcatcaaaccctatcgttagtcatatgtcagattggctcaactcgagttcacttatgaatctcgtgaactctttttcagtatttacatTTGCTTCGGCCGAAGACTTTCTGCTCAGTCTTGCTAATCGCATAggatttctctttttctatcaagatcgatagatttcatataGGTGCATTCTATTCTAACAGCGAatttgaacctactatagccaacatacacagcaaggacccgaatggttagggatcaagggaacgtgcagtcaaactcagtagcctcgccgcgaatagccaatgacactgcaggtcaaaggatcactcacaccaccgCAGCATTGAGAAAATCATTTACGAGTGTGTAGACATCCAActggtttctcgtgttggtcacactcagtgcaagttgttctctaacaatcatctgtaCTCTCACCCTAATGTTAccacaccgtagactcgagactcgtctatgCATAAAGGAGGTGATTTATGCACCGATCTTAAAtcgattgatcactgtcctctgtgacaaTCCTATAATCGGGAGCATTTGGAAACTaactactaataatgtatgtctcaaattctcaacatcttgaaaatatacaaattatttttattgatttttaggataaatcatggacacataaatatgaatgaaaatgaaaatattcttttattaataataaagtttTACAAGTACAAGAAAAGATCCTGGAAAtataaatgtgtcagccaacaattggcttctagggcatacatctaacatcttAGTCTCTTGTGTTCTTCTTGGTGCTCCGATGTGTGGCTGTAGCTGCGTAACTGAAGTCTTGAAACTTGTCTTAGGGTGTAGACTAAAAGGTGTGCAAAAAGTTCAACGATGGGTAGTGCTCAATGGACCTTGCACAAGTGCTGTATGGGCTTGGAATAAGGTAATTTGCGAAGTTGGTACAATCTGTGAATCCTGCAGCACCAAGGGATCCCCATACTTTGACATCAATTACGGTGTTAGCTTATCATATTTAATTTCTCTTTTATAAAAAAAtggtttattcataaaatttggTTAAAAGCATTTTGATCTGCATCAAATTAAACCTTCTTTACTTGTTAGGCTTCTAGAGAACTGTCAGTTCTCGCTCCTCCTGTTGCTAGTATCTATTCTTGTTAACTACAAACTTTCTCCCAAGGAACATTTTGTAAAGTGTTTTGCCCCTTATATTCTAAGAGCTTATGCATATGTGTATACTGATCTGAAGCGCAATATGTATTTCCACTTCATGTTGAGTACTACATCTTGGAAATTGGAGTGTCTTTATCAAGAAGCACTGCTTCATATTTTCCACTTCTATCTTTAAATGTCTTAGTCATGCATTAGTTTGCAATGCTTCCATATTTTATCCAGATGACTTTTTGCAATTTTGTTTTTTCCTGTTTGGTAGTGTCATTTCTTTACCTTTGAACATGTGGCGGCCCTACTACTTTGTGAGATTCTTACATATATGTAATACTGAATGGATGTCTCTGCAGCTCATGTTGAATACTATTTCTTGCAAATAAGAGGTTTTTTTTCAAGAAGCATTGCTTGACATTTCTTGCACCATTTATAACACTTTAGTAGTTCCCTCTGTATCAAAAGTCTTAACAAGATTAAGTGTAGCATGCATTTAATAACTTAGTTAACATGTCTTAACAAGATTAAGTGTAGTATGCATATGATAACTTTGTTAACATGTCTTCTACATGAATTTTGCAGTTGCAGAATTTTGTGGAAATGTGGAGCTTTGTAGGCTCACTGAGCAGGTTATCTTTTCAGACCCATATAGGGTGGCTCAGTATAATCGTTGGACTTCTCCTTACCTTGATCATGATGCTGAGGCAGTTCGAGAAGACGACACTTTAAAGATTGAAGTGGCCGAGTTGAAATCTAAGTAATCCTTGTCTTGCTAATGATGCCTTCTTTCGGAACACCACTATGTATATTTCTTTTGCATCATGCTGCACATGAAAAATCATGTGACATGTATTTTCCTATGTGTAGTTTCTGTGAGAGGGCACAAGCCCTAATTCATGGAGATCTTCATACTGGTTCTATCATGGTGACTGGTGATTCTACCCAGGTCATTGATCCAGAGTTTGCTTTTTATGGACCCATGGGGTTTGACATAGGAGCCTTTTTAGGAAACCTAATATTGGCCTTCTTTGCACAAGATGGGCATGCTGATAAGGGGAATGACCGTCAAGTATGTTTATCTTCCCCCCTCTCTCACTTCAGATACCATTCTTCTGTATTCATTTGTGTGCAGTAGGCATAATTTTTCAATTTACGAGTAAGTAATTTAGGCATACAGTGTTTAAGTCCTCCGTATGTCTCAGTAATTAATCAACTTCCAGTGGCCAAGATAGTGTTCTGAACTCAAGTTGTTACAGAACAGCTTTTGAGAATCACATGGTTCGTGAACTCTTACCACATACACAAAAGAAAATAGCAATGAACCTTCTTACTACAACCTTCTGTCATATTTCTATTTTTCATATTCCACTTATTTTTGTGAAGTCCATTAGAAGGCATTAGTTTTTATAATTCTTGATTTCTTTTTCCTTGATATCATATGTGTGAAGTCACAGTATTTACTACTCATGAAGAATTAACCTGTAGTCATGGTAAATTTCTGTTTGCCGTCTATAATATGGTTTGATATACTTTGATGTTATCGGTGAAATGCTTAATTGAAGATCTAGTTGCAGTCTATAATGCAGTGAAATgcttaattgcaatcaagttgaaGATCTAGTTGCAGTCTATAATACAGTGATGTTATCAGTGACATGCTTAATTCCAGTCTATAATAACAGCTTGTTATCAGCTTCAATTTTTGATGGCTTTTGTTTGCAGTCATGGTTTCGACACATGGACAAGGTCAAGTTTGTCAAACATGCCAGAGATGCAGCTTAATTGAAGAAAAGAGTAAGGAAGAAAGTAAAAGATGAAGAAGGGAAACAAGGCATAAGGAGGCAGAAGGATATGAGGTTCGAAATTGAAGGAGATGAAGCAGAAATTGTAGGAATAGAGAATGTAGATACCAAGGACAAGCCCCTTTTTTGATGGTTGGGGAGGTGATTGATGGGTTTCAATTTATATCATTTCTCTTAGAGCCCTATAGACACTCGAGTCCAGAGAATCATTCTTAATGACTGACTTGAAGGACCAACCTAGTACTTTACCAGGACTTATTAAGGACAGCAATAGAGACTAATACTTTCTATCCAAAAATGGATTGCTAACCAACCAAAATCTAAAGCTATTACTTGAAGAGAAAGTAGCTATGACTTGACAAAATTTTCCAATTTTCGGTTAAGCTCTTATCAGCTATGCAGTCAAGGGAAAGTGACACATGTCATGGATTTCCCATGAGTAGACATCTCTTGACATATGATGACGAGCTTGGATGCTTCTTCTCCTTTCAGCCAATGTTTGCAGTTGCTGGTCGACAAACCTTCTAGTTGGTGCACATGTTGTTCCTTTAAATTCCACATAAAAGTTATTTCATGTACTTCATGTTCACTCCATTATTGTTTCTCAATGTTGCCTAAAGATTATGATAATGCATagttggtttctttttttttttttttaaccttgcAGTTCAACCCAGGACAATTTATCAATCCTCCACTGACActggaacttttttttttttaaaaattttctgaCGAGCTGTATCCATCTTATTTTGCAGGCATACAAACAGTGGATTTTGAAGACGACTGAAGAAACTTGGAATCTTTTTCAGAAGAAGTTCATTTCACTCTGGGATGAACACAAGGATGGGAATGGTGAGGCATATCCCGTGTCTATATACAACAAGCCTGAACTTCAACTCCTTGTCCAGAAGAGGTACATGGCAGGTTTATTCCATGATGCTCTAGGATTTGGTGCTGCTAAAATGATAAGGTAATCCTTCGGAAGTATATCTTGTTATGTTATTTCATTTTATTCAACTTTAGAATTCTTGAATTACTAATTCAAGCTTATTGAAGCAAATTACTCCAGATGATAATGTTTCATAAAGAACAATTATGCAAATATTTTCAGACTTTATTCTGATACGCCTTCAACAGCATGTTGACAAAAATTTCACTTGCTCTGCTCGCCCAAGACAAAAAGTATTTGACAGTTTTAATACGTTGATTTCCAATAGAAGTTATATCATAGGAACTACACATACTATTTACAACTTTAAAAAGATTATAGACATTAGCATATCCATGCTCCAGCTTTTAGTTCTATACCACTTCTGTGTGTGTATTCACACTTGTTTGATGATACATTCAGTCATTCCCTTTTGGATTAAGCggtggaggatttatgacttcaTATTGGTTGAGACATCACGCATGGGTCTGTGTTTAGTTTCAGTTTAACCACCATGTCCTTTTATTTACATGGTTGCTAATCTATTGTTTTATACAATTAGAATTTGATAGGGAGCGTTCTCGATGCTCTGCTGCTCCACATTTCCCAGGCATGTGCTCAAAGGTTCCCAGGCCATGTGAACTTCATTTGCCACTCCAGTTTATTATAACGAATACTCTTGCAAAAAATAACCAGATAATTAAGgattctctaatgatcatcctTTTTTTATTAATGACTAAATGCTGGTAATCATACGCTGAAAGGTGTAACAAGTTATTAAGCCTACATTGTCTACATCCTTAGCAGAATTTACTATGATACCATAATGATGTCGAAAAGACCAAAAAACTAAGTTGGAGAACATCCCGACCCTCCACGCCCCCATCCTCTCTTCATATTTAATTTAGCTGATTTCATCTATATGTGCTGTAGTCCACTGAGAAAATTGATGCATCTTATAGTGGGTATCTCAATGTTTTGAACATTTACTTGAGTTTCTTGGATTACAGGAGGATAGTAGGAGTAGCTCATGTTGAAGATTTTGAATCAATTGCTGATGCTAGCAAGCGAGCATATTGTGAGCGCCGTGCCCTTGACTTTGCTAAAATGCTTCTCAAGGAAAGACGCCGATTCCAATCTATCAATCAAGTCATTTCGGCGATCCAGGAGATTCCAGCTTGCTAGGTCTTCTTCCCTTTGAGGAACATTGGTGGTGAGAGTAATATTAAGCTGTGGTTTGATAAGACGTTGCTCCCTTTCCCCTCAATGTATGCTTAAGGTGAATGCTTGACCACACCGTCAAAATAGAGGTATTAGTTGTTTGTAATCATAACGTTATGTCACATGCAGTTCCTACGGAATTCAGATGTGAGTAGTTGGTGCAACATGGATTTATCAAACCTAGGTGTTTGGTTATGTACCTTCCTATGTCCGTTATACCTTCAACTTGTGCTGCAAATGCCTATTCCGCCATTGTTGGGAGCAAAACCAAGATCCTTCTTCTATTGCGAGTGTTGGGTAGGTTTCCGTCACTTAGCCGACTATCAAATTTTTTCGAATCTGAGCTGACTATAGGAGCTATACTGATTAAGCTACTACCATTCAATCCGACTCGGATTAATGAGTTTCATCCGATAGGATCGATGTTGGTCATCATCATGGACATTCAGTCGATTAAGGGTAGCTCACCCCTGATCGGCATTAGGTCGATTAGAGTTAACGTACCGTCCATGGCTATTTGTACTCAGCGGCGTTCGGTCTGTAACAGATTTTATAGTCGTCGCATGGCCGACTATGTCAGTTGATGGTGGGACACCTCGATGGCTTCATTTTGCTAACTATGACAATGCGGGCCTCTATCAATTAAGCTAAGTACCAAACATGGCCGCCACGTCATCTTGACAGGCCACATCAAGGTCATGTTATTCAGACGTCATATCTTGGTCGGTTAGCTGCGCGCTATGATGGGATGCTATGAATTCATTAAATGCGTCCACAGGATATTTATTATATCCCATGTGCGGTAGTGTTTGCCATCTTCTCCGTACCGAATAGGAGACGTGTTCATCGTTAGCATTTAAAGATGCTCATACGGCATGATAAGGCATCGTACAACAGGACATAATCGATATGATCATCTGTCCTCTCACCATTCATTTacttcctctataaatagaggtaagcggGGACCTCTCTAGGTAGACACATTGCTTC
The DNA window shown above is from Elaeis guineensis isolate ETL-2024a chromosome 8, EG11, whole genome shotgun sequence and carries:
- the LOC105050177 gene encoding methylthioribose kinase, which gives rise to MAAAADGFRTLDEKSVVDYIKATPTLHAQLGNQLDGLVVKEVGDGNLNFVYIVVGPAGSLVIKQALPYIRCIGESWPMTKERAYFEALALKEHGRWSPDHVPEVYHFDRPMSLIAMRYLKPPHIILRKGLIAGIEYPLLAQHMSDYMAKTLFFTSLLYHSTLDHRHAVAEFCGNVELCRLTEQVIFSDPYRVAQYNRWTSPYLDHDAEAVREDDTLKIEVAELKSNFCERAQALIHGDLHTGSIMVTGDSTQVIDPEFAFYGPMGFDIGAFLGNLILAFFAQDGHADKGNDRQAYKQWILKTTEETWNLFQKKFISLWDEHKDGNGEAYPVSIYNKPELQLLVQKRYMAGLFHDALGFGAAKMIRRIVGVAHVEDFESIADASKRAYCERRALDFAKMLLKERRRFQSINQVISAIQEIPAC